Proteins from a single region of Psilocybe cubensis strain MGC-MH-2018 chromosome 3, whole genome shotgun sequence:
- a CDS encoding JmjC domain-containing protein D, which translates to MNTAHNSMRLSSPTELNTLRNIYTICCILRAIILCDLLQFHEAISSLDHAIIIAGAPGKLDLILHLIRGIQAKIGQETAFRASGVSVQKCDYFKTNYKEDTVPSIVPPSFLSFQLVSSKSPFILRDYARDWPAMEERPWRSAAYLRSISGPGRVVPVEIGDDYRSENWKQKIMPWDEFLSTLNLEDQPTSDFSDYPQYRQPVSEDNLLFNTWLGPEGTMSPAHTVRDHKHDLALAQFRGDAI; encoded by the exons ATGAACACTGCCCATAATTCCATGCGACTTTCCTCGCCTACCGAGTTGAATACACTCCGCAACATATATACCATTTGTTGTATACTTCGCGCTATTATACTATGTGACTTACTGCAGTTCCACGAAGCCATCTCGTCGCTGGACCAcgccatcatcatcgcaGGAGCACCTGGAAAACTTGATCTCATTCTGCATTTGATTCGTGGTATCCAAGCAAAAATAGGTCAGGAGACCGCGTTTAGAGCCTCAGGCGTTTCGGTTCAGAAATGCGACTACTTCAAAACCAACTACAAAGAAGACACAGTTCCCAGCATCGTTCCTCCCTCCTTTTTGTCCTTCCAGTTAGTGTCATCGAAATCACCTTTTATTTTGCGCGATTATGCTCGCGATTGGCCCGCAATGGAAGAACGGCCCTGGCGATCTGCAGCTTATCTTCGGTCAATATCCGGCCCTGGGCGTGTCGTACCTGTGGAGATAGGTGATGATTATCGATCTGAGAACTGGAAACAAAAAATCATGCCTTGGGACGAATTTTTGTCGACGTTGAATCTCGAGGATCAACCTACCTCAGATTTCTCTG ACTACCCGCAATATCGTCAACCTGTCAGCGAAGACAACCTTCTGTTTAATACATGGCTGGGCCCTGAGGGAACGATGTCACCCGCGCATACGGTACGTGATCACAAACATGATTTGGCGTTGGCGCAATTCAGAGGCGATGCAATATAG